A window of Flammeovirga kamogawensis genomic DNA:
TAGAAGTAGATAGAGCTGGTAAACTAATGCGTTATGCATATTTGTATAGATTACGAGGTTACAAAGGAAACTTTAACTTCCCTGATCCAAACGAGAAACACCATAAATTAAATTAAATCTTATACGTATATGCAACCATTTGAGTGGGAACAAGAACTTTTTCTGTTCTTAAATAGTCATCATACAGCTGCTTCAGATTCGTTTTTTTGGTGGATTACAACACCTATAAATTCATGGCCTCTATATGTGTTTTTAATAGGTTTTATGTTTTGGAAATTTGGTTGGAAACAATCCATAATCTTCCTTGTAGGGCTAGGCATTGCTATAGGTTTAGCAGATGTTATTGCCTCTCAAATTTTTAAACCTTTGGTAAATAGACCTCGTCCATCGCATGATCCAGCAATTGAGGGTCTAGTACATACG
This region includes:
- a CDS encoding phosphatase PAP2 family protein translates to MQPFEWEQELFLFLNSHHTAASDSFFWWITTPINSWPLYVFLIGFMFWKFGWKQSIIFLVGLGIAIGLADVIASQIFKPLVNRPRPSHDPAIEGLVHTLHGYKGGPLGFVSSHASTSMAIALYFFLEWRKKVKWVGLLFVWTAVYSYSRIAVGVHFVGDILGGWLVGVIAVIIAIKILHFVQEKYNPWGLIKKE